AGCTTGGGCTTGCCGATGTTCGCAAACTTCTGGGGCGAGCTTTCGATTCTTGCTTCGCTCTGGAATTTCTCGCCGACAATCTGCGCTCTCGCCGCAACGGGGCTTATCATTTCGGCGATTTACGGGCTTCGCGCGTTCGCCAACGTCTTCATGGGCGAGCCGAAAGACGCAATTGCGCCGAAGTTTTCGCAGATTCCCGACTTGACGTTCGCGGAGAAGCTTCCCGCGGTAATCCTGCTTGCGGCGTTGCTGTTTGTGGGCTTCTGCCCGAAGGCGATTACGTCGGGGCTTAACGCGGATTTGTCGGCAATTCCAACTTTAACAAAGTAGTTTTTTATGGAAGGTATATCTTTTGAATGGGCGAGCGTCTCGACGGAGGCGACTCTTGCGGTTTTCGCCGCGTTGATTCTGTGCATGTCGGCGGTTGCCTCCGACAGGGGCGCGAAGTGGATTTCGCTGTTTGCGATGTTCGGCTTTGTGGCGGCTCTCGCCGTGGAGGTTTTCGCGCCGTTCGGGGCGTCGTCGTTCGGCGGCGCGTTGGGCGGCAAGTCGGTGTTCGGCGTGTTCGCGATTGCGTGCGCGCTGCTCTCGGCGTTGATGGGCTTCCAGTACTTCGCAAAAGGCGCGCGCGGCAGAAATGAGTTCTTCTCAATCCTCATGATTTGCGCGGCGGCTCTTATTCTCTTTGTGCGCTCGAACAACCTGATGTTCGCGTTCGTGTCGCTCGAATGCGCCACAATCTGCCTGTACATCATGGCGGCGTGGAGCAGGGACGTTCCCGCGAGCGTCGAGGCGGCGGCGAAATACCTCGTGATTGCGGGCGTCAGCGGCGCGATGTTCCTGCTGGGCATTGCGTTCGTCTACGGCGCGTCGCTTGCGGTCGGAAGAAACCTGCTTGTGTTCGAAAACTTCACCTTGGGGCTTGTCCACCCGATGTTCCTTACCGGCATAATTTTTGTGGCGGGCAGCGCGTTGTTCAAAGTGGCGGCGTTCCCGTTCCAGTTCTGGTCGCCCGACGTTTACCAAGGCTCGCCGACGCCCGTTTCGGCGTTTTTCGCGGTCGTTTCGAAAGCCGCGGGAATAGTGTTTGTCGGCAAAATCTGCATGTCGCTCGACTTCGCGTCGATTGGGCTTGCCGACCTCCAAAACAAGGCGGTCTTGGCGATGTCGATTGTCGCGGGGGCTACGATTGTCGTCGGCAATTTGGGCGGCATAACACAGGTGAACGTCAAGAGGCTGACGGCGTTTTCGGGCATATCGAACGCGGGCTATATGCTCGTGCTCGTCTGCGCGGTTCTCAAATACGCGTCGCTTGCCGACTTCTTTATGCCCGTCCTCTACTTCTATTTGGCGGCGTACATGTTCGCAAACTACGCGGTTTTCTTTGTCGTAAACGGCTTCGAGGGCTGCGACGACTCGGACCAGACTTTGGCGGACTACCGCGGACTCGCGCGGAAAAGCCCCGTCATGTCGGGCACGCTGATTGTAAACCTTTCGTCGCTTGCGGGCATTCCCCCGACGGCGGGCTTCTTCGGCAAGGTGCTTGTAATCGTGACGGCGTGGAACGCGCAGCTCTACTGGCTTACGGGCATAATGATTGCGGGTTCGGTGGTTTCAATCTACTACTACTTCGCGTGGCTTAGGTCGTCGCTCGATTCGGCGGACGGCGGAGAACGGAAGCTCGACGCAAACCCGCTCTTCTACCCCACAATGGTTGCGCTCTCCGTCGCGACCGTCGCTCTGGGACTCGGCGGCATTCTTTATTTCTACGGAATATAAAATTGTTGCATCGGGCGGCTTCCGTCCTTAGAAACTTCGATTCAAATGAAAAAATTATACGCATTTTTTTTGCTCGCCGCACTTTTGACAGGCTGTAATTCCGAAGACAAGGAAATTTACAGCCGCCAAATCGACATCGTAAGCATTCCCGCGGGCGCGCCGATTGTAATCGACGGCCTGAAAATGGGAACCGCGCCGCTGAGCGTCGGCGTCGAAACGAACGAGGACGGCTACTTTGTCCGCAAAACCGTAATCACGGCGATTCCGCAGGAGGCTTCGCTCCACACGCAGGTTGTTTCGTTCCCCGCGTATCTGGCGTCGAACCCCGAAAAGAGCAAAGTGCCCGAAAAAATCACCTTCCACATGGGCGTCGCGCCTTCGCAGGGCGGCGGGGTGTCGTTCAACGACGAATAAACACAATTTACCGCAACACAAATGTCATCTCAAATCAAATACATTCTCGACGAGGAAAAAATCCCCTCAAACTGGTACAATATCGAAGCGGACTTGAAAGAGCACACGCCCCCGCCCATCGACCCGACTACGGGCAAACCGATGGATCCCGCAAAGCTCGAAACAATCTTCGCAAAAGGCGTGCTCGAACAGGAAATGTCGCGCGAACGCTACATTCCGATTCCCGAACCCGTCCGCGAAATCCTCCGCCAATGGAGACCCTCGCCGCTCTACCGCGCGCGCAGACTCGAAAAAGCCCTTAAAACGCCCGCCCGCATTTACTATAAATTCGAGGGCGTAAGCCCGTCCGGCTCGCACAAATCGAACAGCGCGCTCGCGCAGGTCTTCGAAAACAAAAGGTGCGGCACAAAATTCATCACGACCGAAACCGGCGCGGGCCAGTGGGGCTCCGCGCTCTCGCAGGCGTGCCAGATTTTCGGACTCCATTGCAGAGTCTTCATGGTGAAGTGCTCGTTTATGCAAAAGCCCTACCGCAAGGCGGTTATGGAGCTTTTCGGCGGCGAGACAATTCCCTCTCCCAGCCCCTACACGGAAGCGGGTCGCGCCGTCTTGGCAAAAGACCCCGATTGCAGCGGCTCGCTCGGCATAGCGATTTCGGAGGCGGTCGAAGAGGCGGTGAAAAACCCCGACACCAAGTACTGTCTCGGCTCGGTGCTTAACCACGTTCTGCTCCACCAGACGATTATCGGCGAGGAAGCCCTGCTCCAAATGGAAATGGCAAACGACTATCCCGACATGATTATCGGAGCGTGCGGCGGCGGCTCGAACTTCGCGGGCATCGCGTTCCCGTTCATCGGCGAAATGCTCCGCGGCGGACGCAAGGTAGACGTGTTGGGCGTTGAGCCTTCCGCGTGCCCCAGCCTCACAAAGGGCAAGTACGCCTACGACTTCGGCGACGTCGCGAAAATGACGCCTTTGATGAAAATGTACACGCTCGGCAGCTCGTTCATTCCCCCCGCAGTGCACGCGGGCGGACTGCGCTACCACGGCATGGCTCCGCAAATCAGCAACATCGCAAAACAGGGGCTTATGCGGGCGAGAACCGTCCAGCAGCTCGACGTTTTCCGCGACGCCGTCGCATTCGCGCGTTCCGAGGGAATCATTCCCGCGCCCGAATCTTCGCACGCGATTTCCGCCGCCATGGACGAAGCCCGCAAGTGCGCGGAAACGGGCGAGGAAAAGTGCATACTTTTCAATCTGTCGGGACACGGACACCTCGATATGACCGCATACCTCGACTATTTTGCGGGAAAACTCCGCAACTACGATTATCCCGAACAGGAAATCGCCATGGCGCTTTCGGGCTTGCCCGTCTGCAACGAAAAGTAGCGTTCCCCGACACAAGCGCAAGGCGCGACGCCTTGCGAAAAGTCGGAAAACAAAACGGCGCGGAATTTTAAGTATTTTTTCGCGCCGTTTTTTTGTAATTAAATTGTTTTAACTAAGATGCGCCCCAAGTACCAGAATTGTAGAAACTGGTATTTGGCTGGTATTTAGTTTTGAGGCGGGGTGCGCAGCTTGTTTGCTGTGACTTATTGCGCAGAATTGCTTTGCAATTTGGAGGGGCGTTTTGCTAATGTCGGTTTGAAAAATTCTTCGGCGCGTGTCGGAGCTTTTGGTGTCGAATAAAAATATGTCAATCTCGGCGAAATCGTTTTTTGTTGCGGTGCTGCTGCTTGCCGCGGGGCTTGCGGCGGCGGACGTTCCGTCTGCCCGCGAAATGTGCGGCGTCTTGGACTTCGACCGCGCGAATGTCGAAAGCATTACTTCCGAAACCGTTGCCGAACTTTCCGCCCGCGCCCAAAAGCGCGACTACGACGCCCTCGTATCCCTCGGCGTCTGCCGCCTCCTCGGCTTGGGCACCCAAAAGGACGCCCGACGCGCCGCGGGCGATTTCCTTGCCGCCGCCTTCGCGGGAAATCCCTACGGAATGTTCGCCTATGCCGTTTGCATGTCGGAGGGCGACGGCGTTCCGCAGTACGAAAAGGGGGCTGTCGATTTTTGGGAGCGGGCGGCGAAAAAGGGCTGTCCGAACGCGCTCAACAGGCTAGGCGTCTGCCATTTCAAGGGCGGCGCGGCGGATTTTGACCCCGCCAAGGCAGTCGAGCTGTTCAAAAAAGCGGCGGAGCTTGGCTCGAACAGGGCGAAGGTTTCGCTTGCGCGCGCGCACCTCGAAGGCGTGGGGGTGGAGAAAAATCCAGCGGAAGCCCGCAGGCTTTTGGAGGACGCCGCCCGCGCGGGAAATGTCGTGGCGCAGAACAACCTCGGCGTCTACTACATTGAGGGCATGGGCGGAAATGTGGACGAGTTCGCCGCGTTCCGCTGCTTCGAGCTTGCCGCCAAGAAAAAATATCCGCCAGCCATGCTTTTCTTGGGAATGGCGTATTTGCAGGGCGCGGGGGTCGCCGCCGACGGCGCGCGCGGCTTCGCCCTTGTGCGCGAGGCCGCAGAGCTTGGCAACGCCGAGGCTCAAAACAACCTCGCGGTCTGCTACGCAAACGGCTACGGCGTGCAGCCCAACGCGGCTTCGGCGTTCGACTGGTACAGGAAGTCCGCCGAAAACGGCTACGCCATTGCCCAGAACAACCTTGCCGACTGCTATTTCAACGGCGCGGGTTGCGGCGAAAACAAAGCCGAGGCAGTGAGATGGTACAGACGGGCGGCGTTTCAGGGCGACGTTTCGGCGCAGAGCAATTTGGGATACTGCTACCTTGAAGGAATCGGGATAGGCAAGAGCGCGGCGGACGCAATCAAATGGCTGAAAAAGGCGGCGGACGCAGGCGACGTATCGGCGCAGAGCAATTTGGGGACGTGCTATATCAACGCGGTCGGCGTCGAGCGCAATGTTTCGGAGGCTGTAAAATATTTGAAGCTTGCCGCCGACAAGGGCGACGCGCAGGCGATGGGCAACTTGGGCGCGTGCTATTTCAACGGAATCGGCGTAGAAAAAAACACCCTAAAAGGCGCGGATTTACTGCGCCGCGCGGCGAAAGCCGGCAACGACGAAGCCCGCAAAGCCCTTTACAGAATAAGGGGATACGAGCATTGACGCGGTTTTCCCCCCGCCGCCGTTTTCCTCCGCGTTTTTTCTTGCCCCGCGCCGCGCCCATAACGCGCAGTTTTCAAGACGTGAATTTGGGAATTTTGACATGCAAAAAATTTCGAGCCTGAAAAAGCGATGCGCTTTTGTTTGGCGTTTTGTTTGTAAGTTATTTGTAAACATGCATTAGATGTGTGCCGATTCGGGCGGCATTGGCATACCCGATTTTAAAAAGATACCTATAATCTTTTTTGACTTTTTGCGTCCCAAAAAGTACAATGACCTTATCAGCACCGAAATGAGAGGTGCGCAAAAATAATATGGGGTTGAGAAAAGGAATAATATGAAGTTCGGAAAAACAACTGTATTTGCGGCGGTGTTTGCGCCCCTAGCGGCATTTGCGGCGGAGCTTACTCTTTTCGATTCCGCAAAAGATTCCGCCGTTGTCGAAAACGGCGCCGTAGTTGCGAAAACTCACGAAGGTCTGGTTGTTTCTTATTCCGAAAAGCCCGAACCGCTGGGCGGTGTCGCGATTGACGGCAACTGGGATTTGTCGAAATATTCCGCGCTCAAATTCGAAATCGAAAACCTCGGCAAGGGCGATATTCCGCTTATCATTGTCGCGCAGAACGCCAAGCCCGACTGGGGCAAGCGCACGGGCTTCCAGCAGATTTACCTGCCGCTCTCTTCGGGCAAGACGCTCGAAATGCCGCTTGCGTCGCTTTTCCGCGGCGAGGTTTACGACACGGTAAAGGATTTCCGCAAAATGCGCGGCAACCCGTTCTCGATGTTCACAAACAATGTGGACGTTTCTAAAATCGAGCGCGTGCGCGTGTATGTGCGCTACCCGAAAAGCTCGGACAAATGGCGTTTGAAGAAAATCACCGCGGAGGATTCGTCGACGTACAAAGCTCCCGCGTGGTTCGGCATGCCGAAGGAAAAATTTTTCCCGTTCATAGACAAATACGGGCAGTTCATTCACAAGGAATGGAAAGACAAAATCCACTCCGACGCCGACTTCGCCGCCGAAAGAAAAAAAGAGGCGGAGTATTTCGAAAAGCACGCCGGCGCGCCCGACCGCGACAAATGGGGCGGCTGGAAAGACGGTCCGCAGCTTGCGGCGACTGGGCGTTTCCGCATAGAAAAAGTCGGCGGCAAATGGTGGCTTGTAGACCCCGACGGAAAGCTGTTCTGGTCGCACGGAGCGGTTCGCGTGTCGCCGTCGTCGGGAATCACGCCGCTCGACGGGCGCAAATTCTACTTCAAAGACCTTCCCGCAAAGGACGACGCCTTTGCCCAATTCTACTACACTCACGACGAGCTTCTCCGCCCCTACTATGAAAAGCGCGGCATAAAGGAGACCTACGACTTCTCCGCCGCGAACCTCCGCCGCAAATACGGCGCGGACTGGCTCGAAAAATTCGCCGACATCTGCCACAAACGCTTCAAAAGCTGGGGCTTGAACACGATTGCCAACAGCTCCGACAAGCGCGTATACATGCAGAACAGAACGCCGTTCATCGAGCGTTTCGAAATCAAATCTCCCGAGCTTTCGGGCAGCGAGGGTTGGTGGTGGAGTTTCCGCGACCCCTTCAACCCCAAGTTCCGCGAAAACATACGCAAGAATCTTGCCGACAGAAAGGACGAGCTTTCCGACCCGTGGTGCATAGGTCTGTTTGTGGACAACGAGCTTGACTGGGGGCACCCCGACTCGCATGCGGTCTGGACGCTGCTCTCGCCCGCCGACTGTGTGGCGAAAAGCGTTTTCGCCGCCGACCTCCGCAAAAAATACGGCACTGTCGAAAACCTCAACGCCGTGTGGGGCTCGAAATTCCCGTCGTGGGAAGATTTCCTGAAAGTCTGCGCAAAGCCCCCGAAAGGCGCGTACGACGACTGCGTCGCTTTCTCCGAAAAAGTCATAGAAGAGTACTACAAGGTAATCCGCGACGAAGTGAAGGCCGCCGAACCCCAGCTTCTCTACATGGGTTGCCGTTTCGGCGGAGTGCCGAAATACAATCCGCAGGCGATGTACATCGGCGCGAAATACTGCGACGTCATCAGCTACAACATTTACCGCGACACCCTCGACGAACTCTCTCTGCCAGCGGGAATCGACAAGCCCATCATGATTGGAGAGTTCCATTTCGGCGCGCTCGACAGGGGCAAATTCCACACTGGCTTGGTTGCAAAAAACACGCAGGAGGAACGCGCTCAGGCATATTTCAACTACGTCGAATCGGCGCTGAAACACCCGCAGGTAATCGGCACGCACTGGCACCAGTTTGCCGATCAGGCGACGACAGGCAGATTCGACGGCGAAAATTTCCAAGTCGGCTTCACCGACATCTGCGACACTCCGTATTGGGAGACCGTCGATAAAGTCCGCGAAATCGGATACAAGATGTACAAGGTAAGAAGCGGCAAAGAAAAGTAATAATAGCAGGTACACCCATCACACAGATAACAGCAAGGCTCGTCCGATTCTTTCGGGCGAGCCTTTTCCTTTTTTTGATTGGCGCGGATTTTGTGGGCGCGCTTTGTTCGTGGCGCGGCGGCGCTTGTTTGTGAGGGTTTGATTTTCCTGCGGGTGGCGGACTTTCGTTCGTGGCGTGTTGCGCGGTTGCGTTAGCGTGCTTGCCGATAATGGGGAGAGCCGCGCTTTTCGGGCGGGGCGCGTTCAAAAATGCTTGCGTATCGGGGCGGCTTCGGCGAAATTGGAGGGCATGTTAGGAAGGAAAAAAGTGT
The Opitutia bacterium KCR 482 genome window above contains:
- a CDS encoding NADH-quinone oxidoreductase subunit N, which encodes MEGISFEWASVSTEATLAVFAALILCMSAVASDRGAKWISLFAMFGFVAALAVEVFAPFGASSFGGALGGKSVFGVFAIACALLSALMGFQYFAKGARGRNEFFSILMICAAALILFVRSNNLMFAFVSLECATICLYIMAAWSRDVPASVEAAAKYLVIAGVSGAMFLLGIAFVYGASLAVGRNLLVFENFTLGLVHPMFLTGIIFVAGSALFKVAAFPFQFWSPDVYQGSPTPVSAFFAVVSKAAGIVFVGKICMSLDFASIGLADLQNKAVLAMSIVAGATIVVGNLGGITQVNVKRLTAFSGISNAGYMLVLVCAVLKYASLADFFMPVLYFYLAAYMFANYAVFFVVNGFEGCDDSDQTLADYRGLARKSPVMSGTLIVNLSSLAGIPPTAGFFGKVLVIVTAWNAQLYWLTGIMIAGSVVSIYYYFAWLRSSLDSADGGERKLDANPLFYPTMVALSVATVALGLGGILYFYGI
- a CDS encoding TrpB-like pyridoxal phosphate-dependent enzyme: MSSQIKYILDEEKIPSNWYNIEADLKEHTPPPIDPTTGKPMDPAKLETIFAKGVLEQEMSRERYIPIPEPVREILRQWRPSPLYRARRLEKALKTPARIYYKFEGVSPSGSHKSNSALAQVFENKRCGTKFITTETGAGQWGSALSQACQIFGLHCRVFMVKCSFMQKPYRKAVMELFGGETIPSPSPYTEAGRAVLAKDPDCSGSLGIAISEAVEEAVKNPDTKYCLGSVLNHVLLHQTIIGEEALLQMEMANDYPDMIIGACGGGSNFAGIAFPFIGEMLRGGRKVDVLGVEPSACPSLTKGKYAYDFGDVAKMTPLMKMYTLGSSFIPPAVHAGGLRYHGMAPQISNIAKQGLMRARTVQQLDVFRDAVAFARSEGIIPAPESSHAISAAMDEARKCAETGEEKCILFNLSGHGHLDMTAYLDYFAGKLRNYDYPEQEIAMALSGLPVCNEK
- a CDS encoding tetratricopeptide repeat protein encodes the protein MSISAKSFFVAVLLLAAGLAAADVPSAREMCGVLDFDRANVESITSETVAELSARAQKRDYDALVSLGVCRLLGLGTQKDARRAAGDFLAAAFAGNPYGMFAYAVCMSEGDGVPQYEKGAVDFWERAAKKGCPNALNRLGVCHFKGGAADFDPAKAVELFKKAAELGSNRAKVSLARAHLEGVGVEKNPAEARRLLEDAARAGNVVAQNNLGVYYIEGMGGNVDEFAAFRCFELAAKKKYPPAMLFLGMAYLQGAGVAADGARGFALVREAAELGNAEAQNNLAVCYANGYGVQPNAASAFDWYRKSAENGYAIAQNNLADCYFNGAGCGENKAEAVRWYRRAAFQGDVSAQSNLGYCYLEGIGIGKSAADAIKWLKKAADAGDVSAQSNLGTCYINAVGVERNVSEAVKYLKLAADKGDAQAMGNLGACYFNGIGVEKNTLKGADLLRRAAKAGNDEARKALYRIRGYEH
- a CDS encoding beta-agarase: MKFGKTTVFAAVFAPLAAFAAELTLFDSAKDSAVVENGAVVAKTHEGLVVSYSEKPEPLGGVAIDGNWDLSKYSALKFEIENLGKGDIPLIIVAQNAKPDWGKRTGFQQIYLPLSSGKTLEMPLASLFRGEVYDTVKDFRKMRGNPFSMFTNNVDVSKIERVRVYVRYPKSSDKWRLKKITAEDSSTYKAPAWFGMPKEKFFPFIDKYGQFIHKEWKDKIHSDADFAAERKKEAEYFEKHAGAPDRDKWGGWKDGPQLAATGRFRIEKVGGKWWLVDPDGKLFWSHGAVRVSPSSGITPLDGRKFYFKDLPAKDDAFAQFYYTHDELLRPYYEKRGIKETYDFSAANLRRKYGADWLEKFADICHKRFKSWGLNTIANSSDKRVYMQNRTPFIERFEIKSPELSGSEGWWWSFRDPFNPKFRENIRKNLADRKDELSDPWCIGLFVDNELDWGHPDSHAVWTLLSPADCVAKSVFAADLRKKYGTVENLNAVWGSKFPSWEDFLKVCAKPPKGAYDDCVAFSEKVIEEYYKVIRDEVKAAEPQLLYMGCRFGGVPKYNPQAMYIGAKYCDVISYNIYRDTLDELSLPAGIDKPIMIGEFHFGALDRGKFHTGLVAKNTQEERAQAYFNYVESALKHPQVIGTHWHQFADQATTGRFDGENFQVGFTDICDTPYWETVDKVREIGYKMYKVRSGKEK